From Methanospirillum lacunae:
ATAGAATAGCATTACGCAATCTGAATACCAACCTCTTGTCACACACCTAACTTTGCCACTTTGGCTTCAGATCCTCAATGAGCCCATCCACTATCTTGATCTAATTTTTCCCTGATTTCATCGGGAAACTGTATTTGACAGTTGAAGATTTTTTCCCTCAAAACTTCATGTAATGACCCAATTATGGTCCAAAATAGCTGTGTTGATGGCATCAAAATTGGAGTAAATGAACTTTTTTTGTATTCCTCATCCACGAATAAATCGTAACTGTCAAATTCGATAGCGCTATTTTTGATGAATTTCGTTGAGATATGCTTCATATTTTGGAGGATTCAAACATCACTAATAACACATTTATTTTGATTAGTGGCAAAGTTGGGTTGTAATCAAATAAAGGTTGTTTTGCAGAAATAACCCTTAATTGAGTTAATTTATTGTGAGAGAGAACTCATACTATAAAAATAGGTAATTTGCCGGGTAATCAGAGGCCCATTCAATATTCATCCTGTTCACGGGAATCCAAACAGATGAAAAAGTGGTGAGTGGTATGCACACAAAGATAAAACAAATTATAAATTGGATCTTGGATACAGGCAAGTTTCCATTAATTTAATCCCATTTTACGGGCTAAAATCACATCCATCCCTGTCACACCGAAGGAGCATCATGCTCACCAAAATTGCTGTAAATACCATCTGAAGACCGAGAATAATACTGCAGAGAATCAGAAGAGCGCTCATAACCTGAGACAATTCACCAAACGACCGGTGAATCCAGTCATACATAATACTAACTCCGTTAGCCAGCCCTAAAACGATAAGAATACCCCCACCAAACAGAAGATACTCAAGGGTCCGGTACCGGAGCATAGGTCTAAACCATTTTCCACAGACATCAAAGCCATTAGTCACAGCATATGCCTTGAGGGCTATACCCATCATTACCAGTTGAAACCCACCGGTCAGAAAAACAACACCCAGAATAAACGAATGAAACCCTGAACCGTGCGAGTTCATGAGGACAAAACCCATCATCACAAGCCCGAATAGCGCGAAAAGACCTCCTGGAACAGCGAGAAACGGAAGAGGTTTTTCAAGCATGATAAACCGGACATGACGCCATCCATCAGCAAAACTGTGAAGATTTGACGGGCTCTCCCTTGGGTAATATGTGATCGGGATCTCAGCAACCTTAAGATTCTTTTTTGCCGCTTCAATCATCATCTCTGATGCAAATTCCATCCCACCGGTATGAAGAGAGAGCCGTTCTAGAACATCTTTTCTAAAAGCACGAAAACCACTATGACAATCAGAAAAACTAGTCCCGAAAGCGAAATTCAGGAGACGGGTAAGCAAAGGATTTCCTAGATACTGATGAAGGGCTGGCATAGCTCCGGGAAGAATGGTACCGGTCATCCGGGATCCAATGACCATGTCTGCATTTCCCTGCCTGATCGGGTGAATTAATTCAGAGATGATCCGGAAATCATACGTGTTATCAGCATCACCTATGACTATGATATCCCCTTTTGCATGAGCAAAACCCGCAAGGTAGGCGTTCCCATACCCTCGCTTTTCAGGGTGAATAACCCGGGCTCCCATCTCTGAAGCGATGACCGGAGTCTGATCAGTTGAAGAATCCGCAACAATGATTTCATAGGAGATCCCTGATAATTCACACCCTTCATGAATTTTTTTTATACAAGCCCCAATCGTCTTCTCTTCATTCAAAGCAGGGATAACTATTGATACAACCGGATTCATTGACTAGGCTACTCCTGAAATAATAATACCCTGAAAAATCGGATATTTAAAAAAAGATCAGAACGCTCTGATCTCAATAATTAGTATAGATCTCTCACCCGATGCTATTAGTTATTCTGAAGGGATCCTGTCTGGATAACCAGGATGAGATCCTGAAACCTATTTCCGCAATCCAGCCTATTATTCTGTAGTATAACATGGGCCTCACCAACATAAAGCAGAAAGAATCTGCTATCATTCTGGTAATTATATTAATATTTGCTCTTTTTGGATTCTGGTTACGGCTTTTGCCGATGGAGCAACTCACAAGCGGGCTGGTTCCAAAGGTGATCTTCATGGACTCATGGTATAACATGAGATTGATCGAAGTCATTGTCTCTAACTTTCCGGCATATCCATGGTTTGATCCTATGAATGGGTTTCCAATCGGGAAAGACAATGACTGGGGCCCTTTTTACCCCATGCTTTCAGCGGTTATTGCAGTTCTCACCGGTGCGGTCTCTCGAAATGATATCATGACAGTGGCATCCTGGATACCACCTATCTTTTCTCTTACAATGATCCCAATGCTCTATGTAATTGGAAAAACCGTTGTAGACAGGAAAACCGGTGCAATATCTGCTTGTTTAATTTCAATCATAGCCGGGGAATATCTCTATAGATCTTTTTATGGATATATTGACCATCATTTCTTTGAAGTCATCTTCTCTACAGCCTTTATTCTATTCTATCTTTTTGTAATTCGGGAGAGTATTAGAGAGAATATATCGAGATATCCATCCTCATGCCTGATCCTCTATTCAACTCTTACCGGCCTGATGTATTATTTTGGGATTATGAACATCCCGACAATGGTTCTCTTTGCGGGAATCATTGGAGGATTCTGTGTAGTCCATGCCCTTATATCAAGAGATGAACAATCACTCAAATCACTGACATTTGCTCATGGAATACTATTCGGAGTATTCATCATTCTCTTTGGCCTTACCGGAATTCATAATGAAGGGATGAGTCTTGCGCAATACACACCTACTCACATCTTTCTTGCACTTGCGCTTATCATCGAACCTCTGTTTCTCACTGTGGCATTACATTTGACACGAGGAAAAACAGCAGGACTCACCTGGGGAATAATTATTGGAATTCCCGTTGTGATTTATGCAATAGTTTCTATCATACTTCCATCATTGGTTCAGACGATATCCTCAGGATTTTCATACTTTTTCTTCTTCTCATACAAAGAGACCTTTATAAATGAGATGCAGATGTGGGACCTGACCAGGGCTTATCACTCATTCAATATTGCCCTGCTTGTCATGGTTGTTGGCCTTGTTCTGACCATATATCAAACCTTCAAAAAATACGATGCCATCAGACTATGCATACTTATCTGGGCGTTCGTTATCCTGATTTCAACAATTCTTCACCTGAGATATGAATATTATGTAGCAGTTATAGTGGTCCTCTTCACATCAATTGCCCTGTCATATCTCTGGGATCTTCTCTCGCCCAGCAAAATCAGTGAGCCAAAAAGTTTGAAAAAGGGACAAAAAGAATCTGGCATTACTTTGGTTAAAAAGAATCTGCCTATCATAGTAGTGGGAATTATTGTCCTGATCATTACAGCCATGTCAGCACAGATTACCTGGGAAGTTGGAACGAAACAACTCCAGATGATAGGAATGAATGATGACTGGGCTGGTGCTCTCACTTGGCTTGAGAAGAACTCACCAGATGCCGGCATTGATGATCTGAAGATCTACAATAAAGACGGATTTTCCTATCCGAACAACTCATATGGAGTGCTCTCATGGTGGGACTATGGTCATTGGATCACGTACCTTGCCAAACGTATCCCTATCACAACCCCGTTCCAAAACAATGTGCCCCCGGTAGCACAGTTCCTGGTATCCACCGATGAAAAAGCGGCAGATTCATTAGCAGATAAGATGGGAGCAAAATATGTCATCATCGATTACGAGACGATAAACAGTAAGTACCCGTCATTACCACTCTGGGCAAATGGACAGAATGAACGTGATAAATATCAGAAATATTACTATCAGCAATCAAAGAACAATCCAAACCAATATGATCCAGTTCTTACCCTGAAGCCGGATTTCTTCACATCCATGGTATCCCGCCTTTACATCTTTGATGGTACTGAAACGAATAGTACTGGAGGAAGCCTTGTCCAATATGGAGAGATGCAGACAGGGAGCCAGAAAGTCCCTGCCATCTCACGAATAACCACCCTGACACCAGATCAGGCGGAAAAGGCTGCATCAGAACCATTGAGCGCAGGAACGGATCTTGTCTCTATCCAGTATACCCACCCGATTACTAAAATCCCTGCCCTCATGCATTACCGTTTGGTATATGAATCTCCTACAGTAACTGCATCAGACGAACTTGCTGAGATGCACAATGTAAAAATTTTTGAGCGGGTTCCAGGATACCAGATCAATGGAACAGGAACAATAGAACTCCCGGTGGTCACTAACCAGGGCCGTTCGTTTACATATCGTCAGGAGAGTAATAACGGGACATTTACTGTGCCTTACTCAACCAGCAGGGATGGAGCAGGTGTTCATGTAACAGGACCATACAGGAATCTGCAGACCGGAGAAACCTTTGAGGTTTCAGAACAGCAGATCTCTTAAAAACATTTTTAGGGATTTATACCCGTTTAAAATCATCTTCTGTCCGTTCAATATCATCCTCTTCAAGGTACTCTCCAATCTGGACCTCTATAACCTCAAGAGGAATTTTACCAGTATTTGCAAGTCGATGCATCACACCGGCAGGAACATAGGTGGACTCACCTGGCCGTAAAAACTGGTGGGTTCCATCAAGCTGCACATCAGCACTTCCATGCACAATGACCCAGTGTTCAGATCTGTGGTGATGACGCTGCATTGAGAGCCGCTTTCCAGGGTTTACATTTAGACGCTTGATCTTGTAACCAACCGTCTCTTCAAGTTCAGTATACGACCCCCATGGTCTGAAAACTGTCCGGTGAAATTCTGTGATGGGATTACCCTGCTTTTTCAGTCCCTTTACCAGGTCACCAACCTGCTCGGCCATATCACGCCTGCAAACCAGAAGCGCATCATCGGTATCGACTACGATAGTATCTTTAATACCAATCAATGCTGTGACCCGATCACCGGTGCTGATGAAATTCCCAGATGAACCCATTCCCTGATAGGACCCCACGTTCTCATGTTCATCTTTTGGTGAGACATCGTACCATGCTGCAAATGTACCAAGATCAGTCCAATGAGCTGAGAGAGGGACTGTGACAACCCGGGAAGAATACTCAAGAAGACCGTAGTCAATTGAGATAGAAGGCAGATCCTGATACACCAGATCCGGCGAAACAAAAGCTTCGAAAATTTCGGGCTGATACTGTTTCAACTCATCCTGAAAAACTCGAGCTGAAAAGAGGAACATTCCACTGTTCCAGAGATATCCATTAGAGACATAGGTTTCAGCAGTCTTTTGATCCGGTTTTTCTTTGAACTGCTTAACCCGAAACCCGGGGCCTATCTTTTCACCAGGCGCGATATATCCATATCCAGTGTGAGGGGTGGCAGGACGAATCCCAAAGGTTACCAGGTTTTCTTCTCCAAGTTCGATCGCTGCTCTTATTTCGTCTATCGCTTTTTCGTCGAGTTTATGATCGCTTGGAAATACTACAACCGTTGCATCAGGGGACTCTTTTTGAATTTCACGAACAGACCAGGCGATAGCTGGCAAGGTATTGCGCCCTTCAGTCTCACGAAGTAATCGCTCATCTGTAATTGAAAATCCAAGTTCAGCAACCTGATCCCTCACCAGGAACTGATGAATTTCATTGGTGACAATGAAAATATGATCCGGGTCAGATAGCCGCAATGCACGCAGGTATGTTTCCTGGAAAAGAGAGTGACCTTGAACCTGGAGAAACTGTTTCGGATACTGGGTTCTGGAGAGGGGCCAGAGCCTGGTTCCCACACCTCCGGCAAGGATGACAGAAAAGACAGCACTCATCTCTGACATATCTGTTAGTAACGACCATCAACTCTTCTCCCCTATCCTCAAATTCTCAAACTGTGAAGTGATAGATACAGGTGTAATTATGGATCATCGTATCGGGATTTTAACAGGGGTACTTATGATTATCGGAGTTCTGCTCTCCGGTTGTACCTCTCCAGATAAATCTCAACCTCCTGAATCAATCCCAGGTCCTTCAATAATTGATCTTGAAGATATTGCTGCAACCAACAGTGGGATTGTGCTCACTGATGCTATTGGCAGAGAAGTTACAGTGCCCAGAAATATTACCCACATCCTCTGCTCTGGACCTGGGTGCATGCGATACCTCGCCTATATAGGGGAAACCAAAAAGGCAGTGGCAGCAGATCCTGTAGAGCGGGATACACAATCACCACCTCCTCTCCCATACCTTGTGGCAAATCCTCAGATCAGAGCCCTTCCTGCTGCTGGAAAAATAACAGACGTAATTGAACCATCACAAATCACTGCATTAAATCCACGCCCGGATCTTATCATCCTGATGGGAGACAATCCACAGATTTCTGCTGATGAACTGCAGAGAAGGACAGGCATTCCGGTAGTAGTTCTTCAGGATGGTGATCTTTCATACCGCAGGAATGCCATGAATTATTCTCTTCGGATCATGGGCCTTGTTCTCGGAAAATCAGAAAGGGCGGAAGAAGTGATCAGGTTCTTTGATAAAGTCACTGAAAATCTGGAGGCCAGAACATCAACAATATCAGATTTTCAGCAGAAAAAAGCATATATTGGGGGATATTCTAATCCAAATCCCGAGGGTTTATACTCAACTACATCAATCTTCATACCTCTGCGACTGATATCAGCCCATAATATTGCAGAAGAGTATGGGAACCAGAACGGACTTTCAGGGCCATTTACAATCCCCAAAGAGGCGCTAATAAGGATCGCACCGGATGCACTATTTCTCGATATGACAACCTGGTCATTGAAGGAGAGTGCTGTCACTGATATTGAGAAGAGTGAGTCTCTCAAAGGACTTCCCGCGGTCAGGCAGGGTGAGGTATACGGCCTTTTGCCAACCTCCTTATATGGCGAAGATCACGAGTCAGACCTGATGAATGCATATATTATTGGCAAGGCACTCTATCCTGAGAAATTTACCGATGTTGAACCGAAAGTGATGGCGGATTATATCTATACATTCCTCTATGGAGAGCCTATCTTTGAAGAGATCAATAAAAATTATGGAGGAATGGCATTGTCTCGAATTCCTCTATTCACCTGATT
This genomic window contains:
- a CDS encoding glycosyltransferase family 2 protein, whose translation is MNPVVSIVIPALNEEKTIGACIKKIHEGCELSGISYEIIVADSSTDQTPVIASEMGARVIHPEKRGYGNAYLAGFAHAKGDIIVIGDADNTYDFRIISELIHPIRQGNADMVIGSRMTGTILPGAMPALHQYLGNPLLTRLLNFAFGTSFSDCHSGFRAFRKDVLERLSLHTGGMEFASEMMIEAAKKNLKVAEIPITYYPRESPSNLHSFADGWRHVRFIMLEKPLPFLAVPGGLFALFGLVMMGFVLMNSHGSGFHSFILGVVFLTGGFQLVMMGIALKAYAVTNGFDVCGKWFRPMLRYRTLEYLLFGGGILIVLGLANGVSIMYDWIHRSFGELSQVMSALLILCSIILGLQMVFTAILVSMMLLRCDRDGCDFSP
- a CDS encoding oligosaccharyl transferase, archaeosortase A system-associated, which translates into the protein MGLTNIKQKESAIILVIILIFALFGFWLRLLPMEQLTSGLVPKVIFMDSWYNMRLIEVIVSNFPAYPWFDPMNGFPIGKDNDWGPFYPMLSAVIAVLTGAVSRNDIMTVASWIPPIFSLTMIPMLYVIGKTVVDRKTGAISACLISIIAGEYLYRSFYGYIDHHFFEVIFSTAFILFYLFVIRESIRENISRYPSSCLILYSTLTGLMYYFGIMNIPTMVLFAGIIGGFCVVHALISRDEQSLKSLTFAHGILFGVFIILFGLTGIHNEGMSLAQYTPTHIFLALALIIEPLFLTVALHLTRGKTAGLTWGIIIGIPVVIYAIVSIILPSLVQTISSGFSYFFFFSYKETFINEMQMWDLTRAYHSFNIALLVMVVGLVLTIYQTFKKYDAIRLCILIWAFVILISTILHLRYEYYVAVIVVLFTSIALSYLWDLLSPSKISEPKSLKKGQKESGITLVKKNLPIIVVGIIVLIITAMSAQITWEVGTKQLQMIGMNDDWAGALTWLEKNSPDAGIDDLKIYNKDGFSYPNNSYGVLSWWDYGHWITYLAKRIPITTPFQNNVPPVAQFLVSTDEKAADSLADKMGAKYVIIDYETINSKYPSLPLWANGQNERDKYQKYYYQQSKNNPNQYDPVLTLKPDFFTSMVSRLYIFDGTETNSTGGSLVQYGEMQTGSQKVPAISRITTLTPDQAEKAASEPLSAGTDLVSIQYTHPITKIPALMHYRLVYESPTVTASDELAEMHNVKIFERVPGYQINGTGTIELPVVTNQGRSFTYRQESNNGTFTVPYSTSRDGAGVHVTGPYRNLQTGETFEVSEQQIS
- a CDS encoding mannose-1-phosphate guanylyltransferase/mannose-6-phosphate isomerase, which gives rise to MSAVFSVILAGGVGTRLWPLSRTQYPKQFLQVQGHSLFQETYLRALRLSDPDHIFIVTNEIHQFLVRDQVAELGFSITDERLLRETEGRNTLPAIAWSVREIQKESPDATVVVFPSDHKLDEKAIDEIRAAIELGEENLVTFGIRPATPHTGYGYIAPGEKIGPGFRVKQFKEKPDQKTAETYVSNGYLWNSGMFLFSARVFQDELKQYQPEIFEAFVSPDLVYQDLPSISIDYGLLEYSSRVVTVPLSAHWTDLGTFAAWYDVSPKDEHENVGSYQGMGSSGNFISTGDRVTALIGIKDTIVVDTDDALLVCRRDMAEQVGDLVKGLKKQGNPITEFHRTVFRPWGSYTELEETVGYKIKRLNVNPGKRLSMQRHHHRSEHWVIVHGSADVQLDGTHQFLRPGESTYVPAGVMHRLANTGKIPLEVIEVQIGEYLEEDDIERTEDDFKRV
- a CDS encoding ABC transporter substrate-binding protein, which produces MTEKTALISDISVSNDHQLFSPILKFSNCEVIDTGVIMDHRIGILTGVLMIIGVLLSGCTSPDKSQPPESIPGPSIIDLEDIAATNSGIVLTDAIGREVTVPRNITHILCSGPGCMRYLAYIGETKKAVAADPVERDTQSPPPLPYLVANPQIRALPAAGKITDVIEPSQITALNPRPDLIILMGDNPQISADELQRRTGIPVVVLQDGDLSYRRNAMNYSLRIMGLVLGKSERAEEVIRFFDKVTENLEARTSTISDFQQKKAYIGGYSNPNPEGLYSTTSIFIPLRLISAHNIAEEYGNQNGLSGPFTIPKEALIRIAPDALFLDMTTWSLKESAVTDIEKSESLKGLPAVRQGEVYGLLPTSLYGEDHESDLMNAYIIGKALYPEKFTDVEPKVMADYIYTFLYGEPIFEEINKNYGGMALSRIPLFT